ACCCTGAAAAACAACACAGTTGGGGTTTGTCTGACCAGAAAGGTCAGTGGGTCAGATGGCCCTGCACTGAGAGCTCCCTGGCCCTGAATGGTTCCACCTGGGCATGGTTAGCAGACATTACCTAGGTGTCCTCAATCATTTCAGTCATAGGACAGGGCATCTCAACTAGCTTCAGACTCATGGAgggcctcaagaggtcatctagtccatccgccctgcactgagacaggctTAAATATAgtgagaccatccctgacaggtgtttgtctaacctgttcttaaaaccgtCCAGTGATGTGGATTCCGCAACCGCCCTAGGTCACCTGTCCCAGAGCTCAACTAGCCTTAGCGTTAGAATGTTTTTCTGAATAGCtcatttaaatctcccttgctgcagattaagcccattacttcttgctcTACCTTCAGCCAATACAGAGAATAATTGATCGCCGTCCTCTTTATAAACAACCTTTTACATCTTTGAAGTCTGTTGTCATCAGCCTTCTCGTCTCTAGACTAAACTCGCCCAattctttccttgtaggtcatgttgtCTAAACctcttattgtttttgttgctctcctctggactctctccaatttagtCACATCCTGCTTGCAGCTTGCATCCGAATGAAAAACTTAAGCTCATTCCTGATCCTACCTGGAATTGTCCAGATTTCCGTGCACCTGGTTTTGCTGTTCAGCATGTGTCGATGGCATGGAGCTGCCTCTGGATGAAGAACACACTGCCTTTCCTATCACCAAGGAGCCTCACAAAGGGAGCAAATGGATTTTCCACGTCCTGAGAAGAGCTAACTTGAGAGGAGGCTTTGAACAAGCTATTTTTACTCTCTCTGGGCATGATCATTAAGTGTGTGGTTAGCAATAAATTCTGATGGAGTTCGATTTGTCTATCCCCAAGGAACAGGCACTTCCTAACTCCCTTGCTGTTTTCAGTCAACCACTTTTATTAAGTGATGTTTGTTATTTTGGGGATTGATCAACTTGTGCTTTAGGACTGTCTAATAAACCTCCTGACCTCGCACTCTCATTTATAGAGCAATAACATTCCCATTTTGGGAATATGCTCTGTGCCTAAAATCCCCCTTGCGGCTTCAACTAGCTATGATGTTTCCCAACAACTGGGTTTCTGTGGGCTGTTTAAAtagctgctgcattccaccccagaggcagctgcattttatAGCTGTAGGGATGGCCAGTGTTTACATTCGCTTCTGGATTAGGATTCGGCTAGAGCCCAGATTTACGGACAATGTGGGTTAGGGTCAATGGCATCAGATTTTCATGAGCTGTTCTTGTGAAACGTCCATCATCTTAAATCTTGCAGGGCCAAATATTTGGGGGGGATTTCTCTCCAGCCACATCTGCAAATAAACCCTTCCAATACAGGGTCTGCTCTACAATCAAAGCCGCATGGCATTTTAATCCAAGCCATCTCATCTCTGTGCCCCAGCTATGGTGATCCTGGCCTGCACCATAGCGGCAAAACACCCATAATGCACCAGTTCAACAAGGGTCCTACCTCCCCATGGGGGCCCTGAATCAATGGGGTACTTAAGCAAGCAAGtaggttctctctctttctcctctgtcttgtctgtttagattataaactcacCTGGCAATGAATGTGGCTCACTTTTTGAGCTGCTGGTGGTTCCATCCTGGCCCAGGGAAATTTGGTTTCAAGCACTTTTTCATTTCCTGCTAACGCTGTCTTTTGGCGACTGATGCCACGGATTGTCTACATCCACCTGCGTGGATGAGTGAGTTTGTGGGCTTCCATCTGCTCACCTCACATCCGTTTTCTCAGGCGCTTTTTGACCTGTGCACCCTTAATAAAATCTAACATAGCTCGGGGCAAGCAAACCgcaccctctgctgccctctAGCGGAGACACTCCGCATTACAAGGCACTTCAGttgggccacattctgatctcggaatctcttatagattcatagatactaaggtcagaagggaccattctgatcatctagtccgacctcctgcacagcgcaggccacagaatctcacccacccactcctatgaaaaacctcacccatgtctgagctattgaagtccttaaatcatggtttaaagacttcaaggagcagagaagcctccctcaagtcaaccatgccccatgctacagaggaattcGAGGCATCCTTGTTTTCTTagcatattttaattatttttttaaagggccagAATAACAGCCCTGCGGCAGCAGGCCATAAATACCAGCGCACAAGGCGTAATGCGCCCAGCTGAGTGGACCCATTGTTTGTAAATGCTTGTCGAAGATGGCCCTCTTTGCCGCGGCTCGCCCGAGGTGAGTGGGGCTTTTAGGCTGCGAAAAGCAGCAGGCAAGAAAAAGAGCCAGACTTCAATACGGCACCGCCAAAGCTTCCACCAGCCAGCACCAGGAGGATTGGAAAGTGTCgtgggtatcagagtagcagccgtgttagtctgtattcgcaaaaagaaaaggaggacttgtggcaccttagagactaaatttatttgagcataagctttcgtgagctacagctcacttcatcggatgcatttggtggaaaatacagaggggagattgatatatacacacacagagaacatgaaacaatgggttttatcatacacactgtaaggagagtgatcacttaagatgagccatcaccagcagcagggggggaaaggaggaaaacctttcatggtgacaagcaagataggctatttccagcagttaacaagaatatctgacaggtttcagagtagcagccgtgttagtctgtattcgcaaaaagaaaaggaggacttgtggcaccttagagactaacaaatttattggagcataagctttcgtgagctacagctcacttcatcggatgcatgcaggctgtagctcaggaaagcttatgctctaataaatttgttagtctcaaaggtgccacaagtccttttctttttaagaatatctgaggaacagtggggtttcatgttctctgtgtgtgtatatcaatctcccctctgttttttccaccaaatgcatccgatgaagtgagctgtagctcgaaagcttatgctctaataaatttgttagtctctaaggtgccacacgtcctccttttctttttgtcgtGGGTAGTAGGAGCGCAACCCGCAAAACCCGTTTTATGAGCCCTCTTACCTGCAAACTGTTGAttcccggggtgggggggcacacagGAATTGAAACCACAGCGGAAACCCAAAGGAACTCgagtccccatcccccccacagccTGGATAGCAACATGGGTCTCAATTGAAACGGGGAAAtcggggggtagggtggggggataAATGGCAATGGTCATAATAGCTAGGACCCGCCCGGGCGCTCACCGGGCTTTGTGTGTTGGGCGTGGGAAGCTAACTTTGGTACCTAGAGAagcggggggacgggggggggaaaTCGACGAGGCCAAATAAGTCACTCTTCAGTGTAAGTGACAAAGGGATGAAACAGACACTAGATCCGCGTGTGCGTAAACAACAAGGCAACGTCTCCCGCTCACTCGATGGCCCCTTTTAAACCACTTTTAAggggaaatcccccccccccacccggctgCCGTGCTCACAAAACCTGATCAGGCATCGTTGTATGTAATTGACAGACAATATCCATCGATTCTTCCcgctttctcccacccccccaagtCCCCGGCGCCCCTTCTTCCCGCAGGCAGCTCCCTTCACTGCCCGGGAGCGCTCGGCGCTGAAACAAACCAGCCCGGAGCTGGCTGGCTTCTGGCGTAGCTGGGGCGGGGATCGTGTAGCCAAGAGGAGGGTGGCTCCGAATCCGgctggaaggggggaggggggctccaaATCCAGCTggaaggggtgtgggaggggggctaaTTGCAAAGTGCCCAGGACAATTGCACGACGCCCCGTCTcctccgggggtggggggctctgcagCCCCGGGGATCGGGCTCCAGCAATGCAGCAGgatggtccccccccccccagcgcagGCAGAGACAGGCGGCCGTGCACCAAGCCGCGCCCCCGGCCAGCCGGCGGCAAGCAGCCTCCCCGGGCTGTGACGCCGCCGAGGGGCGGGCGCGCCCGGCGCTATATAAAGCCAGCGGCGCCTGGGGCCGCTCACACCGGACTCGCGGGCTGCGGAGGAGCCGGGCGCCCAGTGGCCAGCCGTTCCGCAgaccccccccgccgcccgctCCCATGAGACCCGCCGCCATGATCAAGAAGCTGTGCCAGAGCGAGTCCGAGCTGAGCATCCCGGCCAAGAACTGCTACCGCATGGTGGTGCTGGGCTCCTCCAAGGTGGGCAAGACGGCCATCGTCTCCCGCTTCCTGACGGGCCGCTTCGAGGAGCAGTACACGCCCACCATCGAGGACTTCCACCGCAAGTTCTACAGCATCCGCGGCGAGGTCTATCAGCTGGACATCCTGGACACGTCGGGCAACCACCCCTTCCCCGCCATGCGGCGCCTCTCCATCCTGACAGGTACGGGGGGCCGGGTCCCACCTCCCAGGGCTTGGGGGGGCTGCAGTGTCCCTCTGGGTAGGGAAGGGAGCTTGGGCAAGTCCCAGCTGGGAATGCTCCTTGGGCCAGGGGACGGTCAGCTCTCTGTGTGCAATGATGTCCGGCTCCCTCAGGAAGATTTTGTGTGTGCCAAGGTGCTAGTGATAccaggcgggatcgaacctggcaCCGcgggagtttagtgcatgagcctctactgtatgagctaaaagccagctgcctgctagctaaggctgtagagcagactcattaatctctctctctctaagtggtctccgGTCGCTAGTTGGGACACAACACCACGCCTAGAAGGTGCGTGGGTTACACTAGGAAAGTGAACCAAGCAAGGGCCGGGCGGGTATGTTTACCCAACACCcatgcaggggggctggaacaatttgtatagtggaggtgctgagagccattgaaccaaactataaaccctgtacaggatggaaaccacttcaagccaggaagtGCGGCAATCCCCCTACTTCCAGTACCTATGCCCCCAACTGTCCGGGGTGGCTTGGATGGGGTGTGTGAGCCGCTCACACACAGCACACCTTGCAATGTAAATCTAAAAGCGCAGCAAAGCCTGGAGCTCGCTGGCTGCTTCTCTCCGCAGCTGCACCCTCACAAGCGAGCTGAGCCCCTCCACAGAGGCTGGCATTTGCATGCAAGCTCAGCAAACTGCCTAGGGAAATAAAGTTTGCTAACTCCCTGCACCAGGCTAAGGTGGGAGGAAATAGGGAAATACAGGGCACTGCTTCTGGTTAGTGCCAGGGCTAATTgggggctgtccataaattaccaaaggcatattttggtggttttgtttttcaagaagatccccccccaccaccacctgtaaccctgaaacaaacacacaattCCACCCTGTGGTGCGGTAGTTTATGGTCAGCCCTTAGGGCAGCACTGAGGTTGGGTGAGCTGATTGGGGATAGGGTGCTGCCTCCATCCAGGACCGGGTCCTAACAtgccccctctctcctgcagGAGATGTCTTCATCTTGGTGTTCAGCTTGGATAACCGGGACTCCTTTGAGGAGGTGCAGCGGCTGAAGCACCAGATCCTCGAGACCAAGTCTTGCCTGAAGAACAAGACCAAGGAGAACATGGAGGTGCCCCTGGTCATCTGTGGCAACAAGGGGGACCGAGACTTCTACCGGGAGGTAGCACCCCGGGAGATCGAGCAGCTGGTCAGGGCAGACCCTCAGAAATGTGCCTACTTCGAGATCTCCGCCAAGAAGAACAGCAGCCTGGACCAGATGTTCCAAGCACTCTTTGCCATGGCCAAGCTGCCCAGCGAGATGAGCCCGGACCTGCACCGCAAGGTCTCAGTGCAGTACTGTGACCTGCTGCACAAGAAGGCGCTCAAGGGCAAGAAGCTGCTGAAGGAAGGGGccgagggcagcagcagcagggaagccTATGGCATTGTGGCCCCCTTTGCCCGCCGGCCCAGCGTGCACAGTGACCTCATGTACATCCGGGAGAAGGCCATCGGTGGCGGGCAAGCCAAGGACAAGGAGCGCTGTGTGATCAGCTAGGAGCATCctgcagccccccctcctctcctccccaaaaaGGGAGGGAgatacatggggggggggggggaagcttgtTTCATAATAAACTCTGGCTGCCCAGAGGTGGTATGTGCCCTGGCCAGGATGGCATCTGCCCAGGGGGCAGgttacctcccaccccctgcccaaggGGATGATTTGCATCTGCTGCCCTCTGCACCCACTTTTGGGGTGCAATGGGGGGCTGATGATGCTGGGgacaccctcccctgccccccaatggTGAGAGACTGAGGACTTTGTGAGCACAGATGAGGAGCCTGGTAGTGGAAAGACATTGACTCTAAGGCACCTCCCCACCTTCACCAGCATGGGCCAGTGCACTGCCTTACAGAAGAGACTTAGGGTGGGAAGATATGGTTTGGACTTGAGAAACCAGCCAACACTGAGCTCTGGAAAGGGGCTTTGTGCGTATACATTTCTCTCAGCCAGGAGAGCTGCAGGAGCACGCTTCCGGCTGTTGCAATCATCTGGCAGGCCCCTCTACTGGCCTCTCTTACAGAAGCAGAGGGGTGTGCGTGTGTCAAAAAGTgacttttgtttacatttgtctTGTCTGATTTGgagagtttttttttgtttgtttttaaataggcaCTTTATGTAGGGTAGTGTGTGTCCTGGACATGAACAAAATCATATGCAAGTGTTTTCTACGCTCCATGTTTTAAgtttactattttttttctacaaaaataaaacccttttttaaattaatctgttCCAGGTTTGTCTTTGATTCCTCACAGTGTTTCTCAAAGCCTCCCCCTATGTGGTATGGAACATGTATACTGAAGCTGAGCAACTGTGTTTACTGATGATAACCCCCTCAAATCAAAACCTTCTCTGTACATACTTCCCTTCATCCCCAGTGCAAAGGTTCCCGTTCCTGAAAGTGCTTGACAAGATTTATTTCAACACAACAAAATAATTAGCGGGAGGGGTCACATGCACCATGCTGCTAAAACAGATCACTGATTGGGCTAAAACTTTTTCTAATTACGGTACCTTGCACTGAAGCATAGGGTGACATCTAGAGGGCAGATGGAAAAGTGAAATATTTCCGCTCCTAGCCTATAAGTGCCTGTGATCATAAATACTAGTAGGGCATTTGTCATAGGAAATGTGGGTAAAATGAGACACGACAActttataatcaattaaaattGCTCCTACGACCAGGTACTACAGTAATAGAACTAATAATCTCTTAGCCTGTTTTTTCGCATTTGAAACACACATGCAATTCCATCATAAAAGGCTTTTTACAAATACTAACTTGCACTCAAATCAgacctttttttcctttgcaacaCACCTAAAGGAAACATTCCACTTAAAAAGCCCCCTACTTGCATTTGAAAGAACT
Above is a window of Dermochelys coriacea isolate rDerCor1 chromosome 10, rDerCor1.pri.v4, whole genome shotgun sequence DNA encoding:
- the RASD1 gene encoding dexamethasone-induced Ras-related protein 1 isoform X2, with translation MRPAAMIKKLCQSESELSIPAKNCYRMVVLGSSKVGKTAIVSRFLTGRFEEQYTPTIEDFHRKFYSIRGEVYQLDILDTSGNHPFPAMRRLSILTDPRDQVLPEEQDQGEHGGAPGHLWQQGGPRLLPGGSTPGDRAAGQGRPSEMCLLRDLRQEEQQPGPDVPSTLCHGQAAQRDEPGPAPQGLSAVL
- the RASD1 gene encoding dexamethasone-induced Ras-related protein 1 isoform X1; its protein translation is MRPAAMIKKLCQSESELSIPAKNCYRMVVLGSSKVGKTAIVSRFLTGRFEEQYTPTIEDFHRKFYSIRGEVYQLDILDTSGNHPFPAMRRLSILTGDVFILVFSLDNRDSFEEVQRLKHQILETKSCLKNKTKENMEVPLVICGNKGDRDFYREVAPREIEQLVRADPQKCAYFEISAKKNSSLDQMFQALFAMAKLPSEMSPDLHRKVSVQYCDLLHKKALKGKKLLKEGAEGSSSREAYGIVAPFARRPSVHSDLMYIREKAIGGGQAKDKERCVIS